TCTTTGATTTTTCTCAGATTCTTGTTCCGCCACGCTTTACTAACCCAACCTGGGAATTTCAGATGATGGGTTCTCTCGTTGAAAGAGTTCCTGTACCTTTGATAGGACTGGTGTTAGTTTTTTACGGAGATTTAAGTTATCGCCGCAAATTAGAAACAACTATTTTAAAACTTTTTTCCTGGGTTTCTCTAGCATTGGGAGTATTATTTTTGCTGCTAATTCCTTTAGGAGTTAATAACACTTGGCGGCTTTATAATCGAAACAATGCCCAAATCAATTACCAATCATCTCAACAGTTATCGCAAATTCAACAATTTAAAGGCAGGTTAGCACAAGCTACTACTGAAGAAGATATGAATCAGCTTTTTGCGGCTTTAAATCCCCAAGAGCGATCGCCTGAAATTAAGAATACTGAAGACTTCAAAAAGAAACTACTTGCAGAAATTGGTAAAGCTGAGAAGATTGTTACTACCCAAAACAAAACAACGCGCCAAAATATGCGCCTTAGTCTAATAAAAAGTTCTCTAAAGTGGAATTTAGGTGCGTTGGTTTCTGCCACTTTGTTTGTTTGGATTTGGCACGCCACACGCTGGGCGCGACGCAAGCGAAGCAAGAGCATTCATAATTAACCTCAGTTCGGGATAAGCATTTGTAGACTCAGAAACCCTGAAGTAGGTTGAGGAGAGAAGTTGCAAGCCGAGAGAGGAGTTGGTGATTGTGGATAGAAATTGATGGAGAAGCGTCAAGAAAGGGAGGGGCAAGTAAGCTGAAAAATATACAGAGATATTCAGCAATCCCGCCCTATGTCCAGTTTAGATGCTTTGTTTTGCCAAATAGATGACTTTTGTCAAAAATTTGAACCGCAGTGGCAGCGAAGGTTACGCTCTGCATGGCCTCAAGACTCG
Above is a window of Funiculus sociatus GB2-C1 DNA encoding:
- the hpsJ-A gene encoding HpsJ-like protein, cyanoexosortase A-associated, which encodes MNQSESKEIRTISLLRAAGYGLLMLAFFDFSQILVPPRFTNPTWEFQMMGSLVERVPVPLIGLVLVFYGDLSYRRKLETTILKLFSWVSLALGVLFLLLIPLGVNNTWRLYNRNNAQINYQSSQQLSQIQQFKGRLAQATTEEDMNQLFAALNPQERSPEIKNTEDFKKKLLAEIGKAEKIVTTQNKTTRQNMRLSLIKSSLKWNLGALVSATLFVWIWHATRWARRKRSKSIHN